One window of Oscillibacter hominis genomic DNA carries:
- a CDS encoding nitronate monooxygenase codes for MLLNELLGTEFPFIQGGMANIATGEFAAAVSNAGALGMIATGGWDGERVRREIRHARELTGKPFGVNLMLMSPYVEDIARILIEEQVQVVTTGAGNPGKYIPAWKEAGIKVLPVVAAAVLARRLERYGVDAFIAEGCESGGHIGEMNTMALVPQVVDAVGVPVVAAGGIADGRQLTAAFALGACGVQMGTCLLVSKECPIHPNYKQALLDAKDSDTLVTGRSSGAPVRVLKNKMARAYLRMERENLPLEKLEQLTLGSLRRAVQEGDVDGGSLMAGQVAGMLHEIRPLRRIFEELYSGYQARLDELVAQR; via the coding sequence GTTCCCCTTCATCCAGGGCGGCATGGCCAACATCGCCACCGGTGAGTTTGCCGCCGCCGTGTCCAACGCCGGGGCATTGGGCATGATTGCCACCGGCGGCTGGGACGGCGAACGGGTCCGCCGGGAAATCCGTCATGCCCGGGAGCTGACCGGCAAGCCCTTCGGTGTCAATTTGATGCTGATGAGCCCTTACGTGGAGGACATCGCCCGCATCCTCATCGAGGAGCAGGTGCAGGTGGTCACCACCGGAGCCGGCAATCCCGGCAAATACATCCCCGCCTGGAAGGAGGCGGGCATCAAGGTGCTGCCGGTGGTGGCCGCGGCAGTGCTGGCCAGGCGGCTGGAGCGCTACGGCGTGGACGCCTTCATCGCCGAGGGATGCGAATCCGGCGGCCACATCGGCGAGATGAACACCATGGCCCTGGTCCCCCAGGTGGTGGACGCGGTGGGCGTGCCGGTGGTGGCCGCTGGCGGCATTGCCGACGGCCGCCAGCTCACCGCTGCCTTTGCCCTTGGCGCCTGCGGCGTCCAGATGGGCACCTGTCTGTTAGTCAGCAAAGAGTGCCCCATCCACCCCAATTACAAGCAGGCGCTCTTAGACGCCAAGGACAGCGACACCCTGGTCACCGGCCGCTCCAGCGGAGCGCCCGTCCGGGTGCTGAAGAACAAAATGGCCAGGGCCTACCTCAGGATGGAGCGGGAAAACCTGCCCCTTGAGAAGCTGGAACAACTGACCCTTGGCTCTTTGCGCCGTGCCGTGCAGGAGGGTGACGTAGACGGCGGCAGCCTGATGGCCGGCCAGGTGGCGGGCATGCTCCACGAGATCCGCCCCCTGCGCCGGATTTTTGAGGAGTTATACAGCGGCTACCAAGCCCGCCTGGATGAGTTGGTGGCACAGCGATGA
- a CDS encoding ACP S-malonyltransferase has product MKLGFLYAGQGVQHVGMGADLYALHPEFRAVIDAARPGFDLKAVCFEGPQELLDQTQYTQPCMVAFAAGLTAVLRRLGITPSVTAGLSLGEYSALHAAGVLDAQTAVSTAAFRGRAMADAAQGLECAMVAVLGLDRSGVLEACAQANSLGVAEACNFNCPGQIVISGEAAAVARAAELCREKGARRCLPLKVSGPFHTSLLRSAGDALHSYFEHVPFAPPAIPVLFNCLGQEMGPGDSIPDLLERQVQSPVCLEDCIRRMARMEVDAVVEIGPGKTLAGFVRKTVPGLPCFSVETEEDVLALPKQLKGVSR; this is encoded by the coding sequence ATGAAGCTTGGGTTTTTATACGCCGGCCAGGGCGTCCAGCACGTCGGCATGGGGGCGGACCTCTATGCGCTCCACCCGGAGTTCCGGGCCGTCATCGACGCGGCCCGCCCGGGCTTTGATCTCAAAGCCGTTTGCTTTGAGGGCCCTCAGGAACTTTTGGACCAGACCCAGTACACCCAGCCCTGCATGGTGGCTTTTGCCGCCGGGCTCACAGCCGTCCTGCGCCGTCTTGGCATAACGCCCTCCGTGACCGCCGGGCTCTCCCTTGGGGAATACTCCGCCCTCCACGCCGCCGGTGTCCTGGACGCCCAGACCGCCGTCTCCACCGCCGCCTTCCGGGGAAGGGCCATGGCCGACGCCGCTCAGGGGTTGGAGTGCGCCATGGTGGCGGTGCTGGGGCTGGACCGTTCCGGCGTGCTGGAGGCCTGTGCCCAAGCGAATTCGCTTGGTGTGGCCGAGGCCTGCAACTTCAACTGTCCCGGCCAGATCGTCATCAGCGGCGAGGCAGCCGCCGTGGCCCGGGCTGCGGAGCTGTGCAGGGAAAAGGGCGCCAGGCGCTGCCTTCCCCTGAAGGTCAGCGGGCCGTTCCACACCTCGCTGCTGCGCAGCGCGGGAGACGCCCTGCACTCCTATTTTGAGCATGTCCCGTTTGCACCGCCCGCCATCCCCGTGCTCTTCAACTGTCTGGGACAGGAGATGGGGCCCGGGGATTCCATCCCTGACCTTCTGGAGCGGCAGGTGCAAAGCCCGGTCTGCCTGGAGGACTGCATCCGCCGCATGGCCCGGATGGAGGTGGACGCCGTGGTGGAGATCGGCCCCGGCAAGACGCTGGCCGGATTTGTCCGCAAGACCGTGCCCGGCCTGCCCTGCTTCAGCGTGGAGACCGAGGAGGATGTGCTGGCCCTGCCGAAACAGTTGAAAGGAGTGAGCCGATGA
- the fabG gene encoding 3-oxoacyl-[acyl-carrier-protein] reductase, which produces MSFANQTAVVTGGSRGIGRAVCLTLARGGANIIFSYAGNTAAAEETVSAVRSLGAACAAVRGDVSQSGCVKELVDTAMEAFGRIDILVNNAGITRDGLLMTMKEPDFDAVVDTNLRGTFLTMKAVSRIMLRQRSGRIVNVSSVVGLHGNAGQVNYAASKAGILGMTKSAAKELASRGITVNAVAPGFIETDMTAELPEEAKSALVRSIPMGTLGRAEDVAAAVAFLSGSEAGYITGQVLGIDGGMGM; this is translated from the coding sequence ATGAGTTTTGCCAATCAAACCGCCGTCGTCACCGGCGGAAGCCGGGGCATCGGCCGGGCGGTCTGCTTAACGCTGGCCCGGGGCGGCGCCAACATCATTTTTTCCTACGCCGGGAACACTGCCGCCGCAGAGGAGACTGTTTCCGCCGTCCGCAGCCTGGGCGCCGCCTGCGCTGCCGTGCGGGGAGACGTGTCCCAAAGCGGCTGCGTCAAAGAGTTAGTGGACACCGCCATGGAGGCCTTCGGCCGCATCGACATCCTGGTCAACAACGCCGGCATCACCCGGGACGGGCTGCTGATGACCATGAAGGAGCCTGATTTTGACGCGGTGGTGGACACCAATCTCCGGGGGACGTTTCTCACCATGAAGGCTGTCTCCCGCATCATGCTGCGCCAGCGCTCCGGCCGCATTGTCAATGTGAGCTCCGTGGTGGGCCTCCATGGCAACGCGGGACAGGTCAACTATGCCGCCAGCAAGGCCGGCATCCTCGGCATGACCAAATCCGCCGCCAAGGAGCTTGCTTCCCGGGGAATCACCGTCAATGCGGTGGCGCCGGGCTTCATTGAAACGGACATGACCGCCGAACTGCCGGAGGAGGCAAAATCCGCCCTGGTGCGCTCCATCCCCATGGGTACACTGGGCAGGGCGGAGGACGTGGCCGCCGCCGTGGCCTTCCTGTCCGGCAGCGAGGCCGGTTACATCACCGGACAGGTGTTGGGCATCGACGGCGGCATGGGTATGTAA